The following proteins are co-located in the Streptomyces bottropensis ATCC 25435 genome:
- a CDS encoding acetyl-CoA C-acetyltransferase, which yields MSTEAYVYDAIRTPRGRGKANGSLHGTKPIDLVVGLIHEVRRRFPGLDPAAVDDIVLGVVGPVGDQGSDIARTAAIAAGLPDTVAGVQENRFCASGLEAVNLAAAKVRSGWEDLVLAGGVESMSRVPMASDGGAWFNDPMTNLAVNFVPQGIGADLIATIEGFTRRDVDEYAALSQERAAAAWKDGRFDRSVVPVTDRSGLVVLDHDEYMRPGTTADSLAKLKPSFADIGDLGGFDAVALQEYHWVEEIDHVHHAGNSSGIVDGASLVAIGSKEIGERYGLRPRARIVSAAVSGSEPTIMLTGPAPATRKALAKAGLTIDDIDLVEINEAFAAVVLRFVRDMGLSLDKVNVNGGSIALGHPLGATGAMILGTLVDELERQDKRYGLATLCVGGGMGIATIVERV from the coding sequence GTGAGCACCGAAGCGTACGTGTACGACGCGATCCGCACCCCGCGCGGCCGCGGCAAGGCCAACGGCTCCCTGCACGGCACCAAGCCCATCGACCTCGTCGTCGGCCTGATCCACGAGGTCCGGCGGCGCTTCCCCGGCCTCGACCCGGCCGCCGTCGACGACATCGTGCTCGGCGTCGTGGGCCCGGTGGGCGACCAGGGCTCCGACATCGCCCGCACCGCCGCGATCGCCGCCGGGCTGCCGGACACGGTGGCCGGCGTCCAGGAGAACCGCTTCTGCGCCTCGGGCCTGGAGGCCGTCAACCTGGCCGCCGCGAAGGTTCGTTCGGGCTGGGAGGACCTGGTGCTCGCGGGCGGTGTCGAGTCGATGTCCCGGGTGCCGATGGCCTCGGACGGCGGAGCCTGGTTCAACGACCCGATGACCAACCTGGCCGTCAACTTCGTACCCCAGGGCATCGGCGCCGACCTCATCGCCACGATCGAGGGCTTCACCCGGCGCGATGTCGACGAGTACGCGGCACTGTCCCAGGAGCGCGCGGCCGCCGCCTGGAAGGACGGCCGCTTCGACCGCTCCGTCGTCCCCGTCACCGACCGCTCCGGTCTCGTGGTGCTCGACCACGACGAGTACATGCGTCCCGGCACGACGGCCGACTCGCTCGCCAAGCTCAAGCCGTCGTTCGCCGACATCGGCGACCTGGGCGGCTTCGACGCGGTGGCGCTGCAGGAGTACCACTGGGTCGAGGAGATCGACCACGTCCACCACGCGGGCAACTCCTCCGGCATCGTGGACGGCGCCTCGCTCGTCGCCATCGGCAGCAAGGAGATCGGCGAGCGGTACGGCCTGCGCCCGCGCGCCCGGATCGTCTCCGCCGCCGTCTCCGGCTCCGAGCCCACCATCATGCTCACCGGCCCCGCCCCCGCGACCCGCAAGGCCCTCGCCAAGGCCGGGCTGACCATCGACGACATCGACCTCGTCGAGATCAACGAGGCGTTCGCGGCAGTGGTGCTCCGCTTCGTGCGGGACATGGGCCTCTCGCTCGACAAGGTGAACGTCAACGGCGGCTCGATCGCGCTCGGCCACCCGCTCGGCGCGACCGGCGCGATGATCCTCGGCACCCTCGTCGACGAGCTGGAGCGGCAGGACAAGCGGTACGGACTGGCCACGCTCTGCGTGGGCGGCGGCATGGGCATCGCGACGATCGTGGAACGCGTCTGA
- a CDS encoding CaiB/BaiF CoA transferase family protein, protein MTVAKTPGHGPLAGVRVVELAGIGPGPFAAMLLADLGADVVRVDRPGGTGLAVNPLYDVTNRNKRSVIVDLKSPAGPDLVLGLADRADILIEGYRPGVAERLGVGPETCHARNPRLVYGRMTGWGQQGPLARRAGHDIAYIALTGTLGMIGAPDTPPPAPANLLGDYAGGSLYLVVGVLAALHHARATGAGQVVDAAIVDGTAHLSAMIHGMLAAGGWQDRRAANLLDGGCPFYGTYETADGRYMAVGALEQQFYAEFVDLLGIADRAPARKDVAAWGELRESVAARFRSRTRDEWTAVFEGSDACVAPVLSLSEAPHHPHLAARGTFTDFGGITQPAPAPRFSATHTSVRGGPAQPGADTAEVAHDWGIPGLSPNASVVDGPAPDASPAGAFPPDGASPSDASAEDTA, encoded by the coding sequence ATGACAGTGGCGAAGACGCCCGGCCACGGCCCGCTCGCCGGTGTGCGCGTGGTGGAACTGGCGGGCATCGGCCCGGGACCGTTCGCCGCCATGCTCCTCGCCGATCTCGGCGCCGACGTCGTCCGCGTCGACCGGCCGGGCGGCACGGGCCTCGCCGTGAACCCCCTGTACGACGTCACCAACCGCAACAAGCGCTCGGTGATCGTCGACCTGAAGTCTCCGGCCGGCCCGGACCTCGTCCTCGGCCTGGCCGACCGCGCCGACATCCTGATCGAGGGCTACCGGCCGGGCGTCGCCGAGCGCCTCGGCGTGGGCCCCGAGACCTGCCACGCCCGCAACCCGCGCCTCGTCTACGGCCGGATGACCGGCTGGGGCCAGCAGGGCCCGCTCGCCCGGCGCGCCGGGCACGACATCGCCTACATCGCCCTGACCGGCACCCTCGGCATGATCGGCGCCCCGGACACCCCGCCGCCCGCCCCCGCCAACCTGCTCGGCGACTACGCGGGCGGCTCCCTCTACCTCGTCGTCGGCGTCCTCGCCGCTCTCCACCACGCCCGCGCGACCGGCGCCGGTCAGGTGGTGGACGCGGCCATCGTCGACGGCACCGCGCACCTCTCCGCGATGATCCACGGCATGCTCGCCGCCGGCGGCTGGCAGGACCGCCGCGCCGCCAACCTCCTCGACGGCGGCTGCCCCTTCTACGGCACGTACGAGACGGCCGACGGCCGGTACATGGCCGTCGGCGCCCTTGAACAGCAGTTCTACGCCGAGTTCGTCGACCTCCTCGGCATCGCGGACCGGGCCCCGGCCCGCAAGGACGTGGCCGCCTGGGGCGAGCTGCGCGAGAGCGTCGCGGCCCGTTTCAGAAGCCGTACGAGGGACGAGTGGACGGCCGTCTTCGAGGGCTCCGACGCCTGTGTGGCCCCGGTCCTGTCGCTGAGCGAGGCCCCGCACCACCCGCACCTCGCGGCCCGGGGCACCTTCACCGACTTCGGCGGCATCACCCAGCCCGCCCCCGCGCCCCGCTTCTCCGCCACCCACACCTCCGTCCGCGGCGGACCCGCGCAGCCCGGCGCCGACACCGCCGAGGTCGCCCACGACTGGGGCATACCGGGCCTGTCGCCGAACGCCTCCGTCGTGGACGGCCCGGCGCCGGACGCCTCTCCCGCCGGTGCCTTCCCGCCGGACGGCGCCTCCCCGTCGGACGCGTCCGCCGAGGACACCGCCTGA
- a CDS encoding MmcQ/YjbR family DNA-binding protein, with protein MTVPRNALKKWQKVREFALAMPGAVEEFPWGESVAKVNKKVFVFLGTDDGGHPLGVTVKLRDEETHAHALSCPGAEPAGYGLGKAGWVRVPLEEKGAPAVELLCDWVEESYRVIAPKKLIAELDAR; from the coding sequence GTGACCGTACCGAGGAACGCCCTGAAAAAGTGGCAGAAGGTACGCGAGTTCGCCCTCGCCATGCCCGGTGCCGTCGAGGAGTTCCCCTGGGGCGAGAGCGTCGCGAAGGTCAACAAGAAGGTGTTCGTGTTCCTCGGTACGGATGACGGCGGCCATCCGCTGGGCGTCACCGTCAAGCTCAGGGACGAGGAGACCCATGCCCACGCCCTGAGCTGCCCCGGCGCCGAGCCCGCGGGGTACGGCCTGGGCAAGGCCGGGTGGGTGCGCGTCCCGCTGGAGGAGAAGGGCGCCCCGGCCGTGGAGCTGCTGTGCGACTGGGTCGAGGAGAGCTACCGCGTGATCGCCCCGAAGAAGCTGATAGCGGAGCTGGACGCCCGCTGA
- a CDS encoding saccharopine dehydrogenase family protein, whose amino-acid sequence MSGQNRPDRAYDVVLYGATGFVGELTAEYLAAHAPKGLRWAIAGRDAGKLAALRERLPGGAGIGVLRADGSDPQAVRELARQARVVATTVGPYITHGEELVAACADEGTDYLDLTGEPEFVDLTYVRHDARARETGARIVHAAGFDSIPHDLGAYFTVRQLPKDVPITVDGFVRAEGMFSGGTFNSALTGFSRTRETMAAARDRKRHEPRMVGRRAYAPVSAPRFAKEVGAWALPLPTIDAQVVQRSARALPRYGPDFRYRHYAAVKTLPFAVGGVAFVGAVVAAAQVPPVRRWLGDRLKPGEGPSAEKRAKSWFSVRFVGEGGGRRVFTEVAGGDPGYGETAKMFAESALCLALDDLPATAGQVTTAVAMGDALIERLRAAGITFRVAASR is encoded by the coding sequence ATGAGCGGGCAGAACAGGCCGGATCGGGCGTACGACGTCGTTCTCTACGGAGCCACGGGGTTCGTCGGGGAACTCACCGCGGAGTATCTCGCCGCGCACGCGCCGAAGGGGCTGCGCTGGGCGATCGCCGGGCGCGACGCGGGGAAACTGGCGGCCCTGCGCGAGCGACTGCCCGGCGGTGCGGGGATCGGTGTGCTCCGGGCGGACGGGTCGGATCCGCAGGCGGTGCGCGAACTCGCCCGGCAGGCACGGGTGGTGGCCACGACCGTCGGTCCGTACATCACGCACGGCGAGGAGCTGGTGGCCGCCTGCGCCGACGAGGGCACCGACTATCTGGATCTCACCGGCGAGCCCGAGTTCGTCGACCTGACGTACGTCCGGCACGACGCACGCGCGCGGGAGACCGGCGCCCGGATCGTGCACGCGGCCGGCTTCGACTCGATACCGCACGACCTGGGCGCGTACTTCACCGTGCGGCAGCTCCCGAAGGACGTGCCGATCACCGTGGACGGCTTCGTGCGCGCCGAGGGGATGTTCTCCGGCGGCACGTTCAACTCCGCGCTCACCGGCTTCTCGCGCACCCGGGAGACGATGGCCGCCGCGCGGGACCGCAAGCGGCACGAGCCGCGCATGGTGGGGCGCCGGGCGTACGCGCCGGTGAGCGCGCCCCGGTTCGCCAAGGAGGTCGGGGCGTGGGCGCTGCCACTGCCGACCATCGACGCGCAGGTGGTGCAGCGCTCGGCGCGCGCCCTGCCCCGCTACGGGCCGGACTTCCGCTACCGCCACTACGCGGCCGTGAAGACCCTGCCCTTCGCGGTGGGCGGGGTCGCGTTCGTCGGCGCGGTCGTCGCCGCGGCCCAGGTTCCGCCGGTGCGGCGCTGGTTGGGCGACCGGCTCAAGCCGGGCGAGGGGCCGAGCGCGGAGAAGCGGGCGAAGAGCTGGTTCTCGGTGCGGTTCGTGGGCGAGGGCGGCGGTCGCCGGGTCTTCACGGAGGTCGCGGGCGGCGACCCCGGCTACGGCGAGACGGCGAAGATGTTCGCGGAGTCCGCCCTGTGCCTGGCCCTCGACGACCTGCCGGCCACGGCGGGGCAGGTCACGACGGCGGTCGCGATGGGCGACGCGCTGATCGAGCGGCTGCGCGCGGCGGGCATCACCTTCCGGGTGGCGGCGAGCCGGTAG
- the mmpA gene encoding morphogenic membrane protein MmpA: protein MTTHRAPKPAAAPTHSVERVVTTGLLLALIAGLAWIAGMIYTLTGWAQ, encoded by the coding sequence ATGACGACGCACCGAGCACCGAAGCCCGCCGCCGCCCCCACCCACTCCGTCGAGCGGGTCGTGACGACCGGGCTGCTGCTCGCCCTGATCGCGGGGCTGGCCTGGATCGCCGGGATGATCTACACCCTGACGGGGTGGGCCCAGTAG
- a CDS encoding endonuclease V — MTTVRIPAGWPATEEQALAVQDELRGEVVLDESGPPPGTGYVTGVDVAYDDERDVVAAAAVVLDAVSLDVVAETTAVGQVSFPYVPGLLAFREIPTVLAALDALPCDPGLVVCDGYGLAHPRRFGLAAHLGVLTGLPTIGVAKNPFTFTHDDPGTARGSAAPLLAGTEEVGRALRTRDGVKPVFVSVGHRVSLDNACAHTLALTPAYRLPETTRRADSLCRRALRDTTG; from the coding sequence ATGACGACCGTACGCATCCCGGCGGGCTGGCCCGCCACCGAAGAGCAGGCCCTCGCCGTGCAGGACGAGTTGCGGGGCGAGGTGGTCCTCGACGAGAGCGGACCACCGCCCGGCACCGGGTACGTCACCGGCGTGGACGTGGCCTACGACGACGAGCGCGACGTCGTCGCGGCGGCGGCCGTGGTGCTCGACGCGGTGAGCCTCGACGTGGTGGCCGAGACCACGGCGGTCGGGCAGGTCTCCTTCCCCTACGTCCCCGGACTGCTCGCGTTCCGTGAGATCCCGACCGTGCTGGCCGCGCTCGACGCGCTGCCGTGCGACCCCGGTCTCGTCGTCTGCGACGGCTACGGCCTCGCCCACCCGCGCCGCTTCGGCCTCGCCGCCCACCTCGGCGTCCTCACCGGCCTGCCCACGATCGGCGTCGCGAAGAACCCCTTCACCTTCACCCACGACGACCCGGGCACCGCGCGCGGCAGCGCCGCCCCGCTCCTCGCGGGCACCGAGGAGGTGGGCCGCGCCCTGCGCACCCGCGACGGCGTCAAGCCGGTCTTCGTCTCCGTCGGCCACCGGGTGAGCCTCGACAACGCCTGCGCCCACACGCTCGCCCTCACCCCGGCCTACCGCCTCCCGGAGACCACCCGCCGCGCCGACTCCCTCTGCCGCCGGGCCCTGCGGGACACGACCGGCTGA
- a CDS encoding WD40/YVTN/BNR-like repeat-containing protein, with protein MATGLAAVALAAALAVPAQAHGEGRPPHWEPKQTGTDARFRGLAAVSRNSAWLAGSAGTVLRTGDGGRTWRDVSPPGARELQFRDIEAFDARRAVVLAIGEGEASRVYRTDDGGATWTESFRNTDPRAFYDCLTFFDPRHGLAMSDPVDGKFRILSTQDGGRSWSVLPNEGMPAALEGEAGFAASGQCLVGSGPRDVWLATGGAARARVLHSADRGLTWTAADTPVPAGDPARGVFALAFRDRAHGIAVGGDYRADQPSPRAAATTGDTGRTWKPAAQPPPAYRSGVAWLPYSRTTALAVGPTGTDVTTDGGRTWRTVDTGSYDTVDCAADRGCWAAGEKGRVARLES; from the coding sequence ATGGCGACGGGCCTGGCCGCGGTGGCGCTCGCCGCCGCCCTGGCGGTGCCCGCGCAGGCGCACGGGGAGGGCCGGCCACCGCACTGGGAACCGAAGCAGACCGGCACCGACGCGCGCTTTCGCGGTCTGGCCGCCGTCAGCCGGAACAGCGCGTGGCTGGCGGGTTCCGCGGGCACCGTGCTGCGCACCGGTGACGGGGGCAGGACCTGGCGCGACGTCTCGCCGCCCGGCGCACGGGAGTTGCAGTTCCGGGACATCGAGGCATTCGACGCACGCAGGGCGGTCGTGCTCGCCATCGGAGAGGGGGAGGCCTCCCGCGTGTACCGCACGGACGACGGCGGCGCGACATGGACCGAGTCGTTCCGGAACACCGACCCGCGTGCCTTCTACGACTGCCTCACCTTCTTCGACCCCCGTCACGGACTCGCCATGAGCGACCCGGTCGACGGGAAGTTCCGCATCCTGTCCACGCAGGACGGCGGCCGGTCCTGGTCGGTCCTGCCGAACGAGGGCATGCCCGCGGCCCTGGAGGGAGAGGCAGGCTTCGCCGCGAGCGGGCAGTGCCTGGTCGGTTCCGGTCCGCGCGACGTCTGGCTCGCGACCGGCGGGGCCGCACGCGCGCGGGTGCTGCACAGCGCCGACCGCGGGCTGACCTGGACGGCCGCCGACACCCCCGTCCCGGCCGGCGATCCGGCCCGTGGCGTCTTCGCGCTCGCCTTCCGCGACCGGGCGCACGGCATCGCCGTCGGCGGCGACTACCGCGCCGACCAGCCGTCCCCCCGGGCCGCGGCCACCACCGGGGACACCGGCCGCACCTGGAAACCCGCCGCGCAGCCGCCGCCCGCCTACCGCTCCGGGGTCGCCTGGCTCCCGTACAGCCGTACGACCGCCCTCGCCGTCGGCCCCACCGGCACCGACGTCACCACCGACGGGGGCCGCACCTGGCGCACGGTCGACACCGGCTCGTACGACACCGTCGACTGCGCTGCGGACCGGGGCTGCTGGGCGGCGGGCGAGAAGGGGCGCGTGGCCCGGCTGGAGAGCTGA
- a CDS encoding SsgA family sporulation/cell division regulator, whose translation MSTVIEQPVEARLVAAAPRMPSIPATLHYDRRDPFAVRMTFPAPATLEGVEVCWTFARELLVTGMEESVGYGDVRVRPYGYERLVLEFHAPEGTAVVHVHTGEVRRFLDSTIDLVPLGLEHHQVDLDHDLAQLMRDAC comes from the coding sequence TTGTCCACCGTCATCGAGCAGCCCGTAGAGGCCCGTCTCGTCGCCGCCGCGCCGCGGATGCCGAGCATTCCCGCCACGCTCCACTACGACCGTCGCGACCCCTTCGCCGTCCGTATGACCTTCCCCGCCCCGGCCACGCTGGAGGGCGTCGAGGTCTGCTGGACCTTCGCCCGTGAACTGCTCGTGACCGGGATGGAGGAGTCCGTGGGCTACGGGGACGTCCGCGTCCGCCCCTACGGCTACGAGCGGCTGGTCCTGGAGTTCCACGCCCCCGAGGGCACCGCCGTGGTGCATGTCCACACCGGTGAGGTGCGGCGCTTTCTGGACAGCACGATCGATCTGGTGCCGCTGGGCCTGGAGCACCACCAGGTCGACCTCGACCACGACCTGGCGCAGCTGATGCGCGACGCCTGCTGA
- a CDS encoding ABC-F family ATP-binding cassette domain-containing protein — protein MSTPLSLTCTSLSFAWPDGTPVLEDLQVAFGPGRTGLVGVNGSGKSTLLKLIAGELTPTDGTVRVAGEVGYLPQNVTLDTGLRVDETLGIAAARAALHAIEAGDVAEEHFATIGDDWDVEERALATLGQLGLGHVDLDRTIGEVSGGESVLLRLAALLLRRPDVLLLDEPTNNLDLFARRRLYEAVEAWSGVMVVVSHDRELLDLVDQIADLHAGEVTWYGGNFSAYEEALATEQEAAERMVRVAETDLKKQKRELIDAQVKLARRKRFGQKMQDQKRVPKIVAGARKRAAQESAGKHRILHEERLAGAKERLDEAVEAVRDEDEIRVELPYTAVPPGRTVLTLLDLELRYGARVKGGLDLRGPERIALIGRNGSGKTTLLRTIAGELEPVSGETTAHVPMRFLPQRLDVLDDELTVAENVARFAPDATNNRIRARLARFLFRGARADQPAATLSGGERFRAALAALMLAEPAPQLLMLDEPTNNLDMASVRQLTTALESYEGALIVASHDLPFLESIGITRWLLMEEGELRATTPEEIEAAG, from the coding sequence ATGTCTACTCCCCTCTCTCTCACCTGTACCTCCCTGTCGTTCGCCTGGCCCGACGGCACCCCCGTCCTGGAGGATCTGCAGGTCGCCTTCGGACCCGGCCGGACCGGGCTCGTCGGTGTCAACGGCTCAGGAAAATCAACCCTGTTGAAGCTGATCGCCGGGGAACTCACCCCGACCGACGGCACCGTCCGCGTGGCCGGCGAGGTCGGCTACCTCCCGCAGAACGTCACGCTCGACACCGGCCTGCGGGTCGACGAGACGCTCGGTATCGCCGCCGCCCGTGCCGCGCTGCACGCCATCGAGGCGGGTGACGTGGCCGAGGAGCACTTCGCGACGATCGGCGACGACTGGGACGTGGAGGAACGCGCCCTGGCGACGCTCGGACAGCTGGGCCTCGGCCACGTCGATCTGGACCGCACGATCGGCGAGGTCTCGGGCGGCGAGTCGGTGCTGCTGCGCCTGGCCGCGCTGCTGTTGCGCCGGCCCGACGTCCTCCTGCTCGACGAGCCGACCAACAACCTCGACCTGTTCGCTCGGCGCCGGCTGTACGAGGCCGTCGAGGCATGGTCCGGGGTCATGGTCGTGGTCAGCCACGACCGTGAACTCCTGGACCTGGTCGACCAGATCGCGGATCTGCACGCCGGCGAGGTCACCTGGTACGGCGGCAACTTCTCCGCCTACGAGGAGGCCCTCGCCACCGAACAGGAGGCCGCCGAGCGGATGGTGCGGGTCGCCGAGACCGACCTGAAGAAGCAGAAGCGCGAACTGATCGACGCCCAGGTCAAGTTGGCCCGGCGCAAGCGGTTCGGGCAGAAGATGCAGGACCAGAAGCGGGTGCCGAAGATCGTGGCCGGGGCGCGCAAGCGCGCCGCTCAGGAGTCCGCGGGCAAGCACCGCATCCTGCACGAGGAGCGGCTCGCCGGGGCGAAGGAGCGGCTCGACGAGGCGGTGGAGGCGGTACGGGACGAGGACGAGATCCGCGTCGAGCTGCCGTACACGGCCGTGCCCCCGGGCCGTACCGTCCTCACCCTGCTGGACCTGGAGCTGAGGTACGGCGCCCGGGTGAAGGGCGGGCTCGACCTGCGCGGGCCGGAGCGGATCGCGTTGATCGGCCGCAACGGCTCGGGCAAGACCACGCTGCTGCGGACGATCGCGGGCGAGCTGGAGCCGGTGAGCGGCGAGACGACGGCGCATGTCCCGATGCGGTTCCTGCCGCAGCGGCTCGACGTCCTCGACGACGAGCTGACGGTCGCCGAGAACGTGGCCCGGTTCGCGCCGGACGCCACCAACAACCGGATCCGGGCCCGTCTGGCCCGCTTCCTGTTCCGGGGCGCCCGCGCCGACCAGCCGGCGGCGACGCTGTCCGGCGGGGAACGCTTCCGGGCCGCCCTCGCCGCGCTGATGCTCGCCGAGCCCGCCCCGCAGCTGCTGATGCTGGACGAGCCGACGAACAACCTCGACATGGCGAGCGTGCGGCAGCTGACGACCGCACTGGAGTCCTACGAGGGGGCGCTGATCGTGGCCAGCCACGACCTGCCGTTCCTGGAGTCGATCGGGATCACCCGGTGGCTGCTGATGGAGGAGGGAGAGCTGCGGGCCACGACGCCGGAGGAGATCGAGGCGGCCGGCTGA
- the ddaH gene encoding dimethylargininase, with the protein MPSRKALVRRPSPRLAEGLVTHVERTEVDVDLAVEQWEAYGKALRDHGWETIEVEPADDCPDSVFVEDTVVMYKNVALIARPGAESRRDETEGIEEAVAALGCSVNWVWAPGTLEGGDVLKVGDTVFVGRGGRTNAAGVQQLRAAFEPLGARVVSAPVSKVLHLKSAVTALPDGTVVGHIPKMDTPSLFGRFLPVPEEAGAHVVLLGGDKLLMAASAPKTAELYADLGYEPVVVDISEFEKLEGCVTCLSVRLRGLYA; encoded by the coding sequence GTGCCCAGCAGGAAAGCCCTCGTCCGCCGTCCCAGCCCCCGCCTGGCCGAGGGCCTCGTCACGCACGTCGAACGCACCGAGGTGGACGTCGACCTCGCGGTCGAGCAGTGGGAGGCGTACGGGAAGGCCCTGCGCGACCACGGCTGGGAGACGATCGAGGTGGAGCCGGCCGACGACTGCCCGGACTCGGTCTTCGTCGAGGACACCGTGGTGATGTACAAGAACGTGGCCCTGATCGCGCGCCCCGGCGCCGAGTCCCGGCGGGACGAGACCGAGGGGATCGAGGAGGCCGTGGCCGCGCTCGGCTGCTCGGTGAACTGGGTCTGGGCACCGGGCACGCTGGAGGGCGGCGACGTCCTCAAGGTCGGCGACACCGTCTTCGTCGGGCGCGGCGGGCGGACGAACGCGGCCGGGGTGCAGCAGTTGCGGGCCGCGTTCGAGCCACTGGGCGCGCGGGTCGTCTCCGCGCCGGTGAGCAAGGTGCTGCATCTGAAGTCGGCGGTCACCGCGCTGCCCGACGGCACGGTCGTCGGGCACATCCCGAAGATGGACACGCCCTCGCTGTTCGGCCGCTTCCTGCCGGTGCCCGAGGAGGCCGGAGCGCATGTGGTGCTCCTCGGCGGCGACAAGCTGCTGATGGCGGCCAGCGCGCCGAAGACGGCGGAGCTGTACGCGGACCTCGGGTACGAGCCGGTCGTGGTCGACATCAGCGAGTTCGAGAAGCTGGAGGGCTGTGTGACATGCCTCTCGGTGCGACTGCGGGGGCTGTACGCCTGA
- a CDS encoding acyl-ACP desaturase — protein sequence MSITSPHLGSPSSEWTDARLLYALEEVVETELNRHLKVTKNWMPHEYVPWSDGRNFPGFFEDGEAWEKGQSKVTEVGRIALVVNLLTEDNLPSYHHEIATLFGRDGAWGTWVHRWTAEEGRHGIVMRDYLLASRAVDPDKLEEFRMSHMGEGFESDNRHSMLHTVAYVAFQELATRVSHRNTGHHSGDPVCDRMLARIAADENLHMIFYRNLLKAAFEFAPDLTMQAVRDVVVNFRMPGHGMPGFERAAAQMAIGEVYNMRIHHDDVLAPVIRFLKIMEIDGLGPEGMKAQEELGLYMGGLDAEARKFDEKLAARKARMAARAGA from the coding sequence GTGTCGATCACTTCTCCTCACCTCGGCAGCCCGTCCAGCGAATGGACCGACGCGCGCCTGCTGTACGCGCTGGAGGAGGTCGTCGAGACGGAACTGAACCGGCATCTCAAGGTCACCAAGAACTGGATGCCGCACGAGTACGTGCCGTGGAGCGACGGCCGCAACTTCCCCGGCTTCTTCGAGGACGGCGAGGCCTGGGAGAAGGGGCAGTCGAAGGTCACCGAGGTCGGCCGGATCGCCCTCGTGGTGAACCTGCTGACCGAGGACAACCTGCCGAGCTACCACCACGAGATCGCCACCCTCTTCGGCCGTGACGGCGCCTGGGGCACCTGGGTGCACCGCTGGACCGCGGAGGAGGGCCGGCACGGCATCGTGATGCGCGACTACCTGCTCGCCTCGCGCGCGGTGGACCCGGACAAGCTCGAAGAGTTCCGCATGTCCCACATGGGCGAGGGCTTCGAGTCGGACAACCGGCACTCGATGCTGCACACGGTCGCGTACGTCGCCTTCCAGGAGCTGGCCACCCGCGTCTCGCACCGCAACACCGGCCACCACTCCGGTGACCCCGTGTGCGACCGCATGCTGGCGCGCATCGCGGCCGACGAGAACCTCCACATGATCTTCTACCGGAACCTGCTGAAGGCCGCGTTCGAGTTCGCCCCCGACCTCACCATGCAGGCCGTCCGCGACGTCGTCGTGAACTTCCGGATGCCCGGCCACGGCATGCCCGGCTTCGAGCGCGCCGCCGCGCAGATGGCCATCGGCGAGGTCTACAACATGCGCATCCACCACGACGACGTCCTCGCGCCCGTCATCCGCTTCCTGAAGATCATGGAGATCGACGGCCTCGGCCCCGAGGGCATGAAGGCCCAGGAGGAGCTCGGCCTCTACATGGGCGGGCTCGACGCGGAGGCCCGCAAGTTCGACGAGAAGCTCGCGGCGCGCAAGGCGCGGATGGCGGCTCGCGCGGGGGCCTGA